One genomic segment of Salarias fasciatus chromosome 8, fSalaFa1.1, whole genome shotgun sequence includes these proteins:
- the LOC115393756 gene encoding acetylcholine receptor subunit beta-type acr-3-like, which produces MDIKVTADNEIVIFDHKPRHKISKVRDEVLIEFGGAVDHCTQKRWRQVEFKKLQFKAIKAVVKDLATVKGRLEDGDNVTEHDGSCSYQAILDYLNLTTNKELFTMSRPVKHFKKVTKVHFAMLISSILDVIHVKRRSVLYIANFLVPVLFFFCLDLSSFLISDSGGEKLSFKVTVMLAVTVMQLILNEILPSSSDRIPLIALFCIGIFGLMMLSLLETIFVMYLMEKDAASQNNETNSDLSLNRSKQSCFKVKKCGNCASISDVSTNQTPNTKEDSSSQLMEVSFTLEKVSEELQQIENT; this is translated from the exons ATGGATATTAAAGTCACCGCAGATAATGAAATTGTCATATTTGACCACAAGCCCAGACACAAAATCAGCAAAGTCAGAGATGAAGTCCTTATTGAATTTGGGGGGGCGGTAGACCACTGCACACAGAAGAGGTGGAGACAGGTTGAgttcaaaaagttgcagttcAAAGCTATCAAAGCCGTTGTGAAGGATCTGGCGACAGTGAAAGGACGTCTTGAAGATGGAG ATAATGTGACAGAACATGATGGGAGCTGCAGCTATCAAGCCATTTTAGACTATCTCAACTTGACAACAAACAAAGAACTGTTTACCATGAGTCGGCCTGTcaaacactttaaaaaggttACAAAGGTACACTTTGCAATGCTGATTTCCTCCATACTTGATGTG ATTCATGTGAAGAGGAGGTCAGTCCTCTACATCGCTAACTTCTTGGTGCctgtcctcttcttcttctgtctggaCTTGAGCTCTTTCCTGATATCAGACAGTGGGGGAGAGAAGCTCAGCTTCAAGGTCACTGTGATGCTCGCTGTCACAGTCATGCAACTCATTCTCAATGAGATTCTGCCTTCCTCATCGGACAGGATCCCCCTGATTG CGCTCTTCTGCATTGGGATTTTTGGATTGATGATGTTGAGTCTCCTGGAGACAATCTTTGTGATGTATTTAATGGAGAAAGATGCTGCATCCCAAAACAATGAGACAAACAGTGACTTAAGCCTGAACAGGAGCAAACAAAGTTGTTTTAAGG TGAAGAAATGTGGAAACTGTGCATCTATCAGTGATGTTTCTACTAATcaaacaccaaacaccaaaGAG gacagcagcagccagctgatGGAGGTGTCCTTCACTTTGGAAAAAGtctcagaggagctgcagcagattgaaaacaca